Proteins co-encoded in one Streptococcus ruminicola genomic window:
- a CDS encoding isopeptide-forming domain-containing fimbrial protein, whose protein sequence is MKKFKLLLAAFVATLFAFVGGNAFAYTITVDKVADNHTYEAYQVFSGTLASDGKTLSNIQWSETGVTPFTFEGKSEAAEIAEMLAYKEDAPEKDKSDTEKAKEFSKLAGANLKTPAASAESKDGQAVLTVSAPGYYLVKDVDGSQNGNDAAYTRFMMEVVGDVTAQVKNDKPTVQKKVKETNDSTGKTTDWQDAADYDINDTVPFQLKATLPKHIADYDHYYVEFTDTLSAGLTFNNITLVKADGKTLSEGEYQVTKTPNTDGTTTLSVIITDVKKVNENIKKDDLVTVEYNATLNDKAVLGSAGNPNSVELTYSNNPNATGDGTSKPADTGKTPKDTVKVFTYQTIINKVKEIKKDGTIETAPLPGAEFTLYKKLNNGSTKKVDVVKNAEGTSFTFKGLDAGNYELVESTTPDGYNTIKPIKFTINAKYDTEAADPQLTELSGGVTANTDSGMIEFNKNITPKEAATSGSLEANVENKKGSLLPSTGGMGTTILYVIGSILVLVAAVLLITKKRMDAAK, encoded by the coding sequence ATGAAGAAGTTTAAATTGCTCTTAGCAGCTTTTGTTGCTACACTCTTCGCATTCGTTGGTGGAAATGCATTCGCTTATACTATTACAGTTGACAAAGTCGCAGATAATCACACTTACGAAGCTTACCAAGTATTTTCTGGTACACTTGCTTCAGATGGTAAGACACTTTCAAATATCCAATGGAGTGAAACTGGTGTAACACCATTTACATTTGAAGGTAAATCAGAAGCTGCTGAGATTGCTGAAATGCTTGCATATAAAGAAGATGCTCCAGAGAAAGATAAATCTGACACAGAAAAAGCTAAAGAATTCTCAAAACTAGCTGGTGCTAACCTTAAAACTCCAGCAGCTAGTGCAGAAAGTAAAGACGGACAAGCTGTTCTTACAGTTAGTGCACCTGGTTACTACTTGGTAAAAGATGTTGATGGTTCTCAAAATGGTAACGATGCAGCTTACACTCGTTTTATGATGGAAGTTGTTGGTGATGTGACTGCTCAAGTCAAAAACGACAAACCAACTGTTCAAAAGAAAGTAAAAGAAACTAACGATTCAACTGGTAAAACAACTGATTGGCAAGATGCAGCTGACTACGATATTAATGATACTGTTCCATTCCAATTGAAGGCAACACTTCCAAAACACATCGCTGACTACGACCACTACTATGTTGAATTTACAGATACTTTGTCTGCAGGTTTGACATTTAACAATATCACTTTGGTTAAAGCTGACGGTAAAACTTTGTCAGAAGGTGAATACCAAGTAACTAAAACACCAAATACAGATGGTACAACAACACTTTCTGTTATTATCACAGATGTTAAAAAAGTTAATGAAAACATTAAGAAAGACGATCTAGTTACTGTAGAATATAACGCAACTCTTAATGACAAAGCTGTTCTTGGTTCAGCAGGTAACCCAAACAGTGTTGAATTGACTTACTCAAACAACCCTAACGCTACTGGTGATGGTACATCTAAACCAGCAGATACTGGTAAAACTCCAAAAGATACTGTAAAAGTCTTCACTTACCAAACAATCATTAACAAAGTTAAAGAAATTAAAAAAGATGGTACAATTGAAACAGCTCCATTGCCAGGTGCAGAATTCACACTTTACAAGAAATTAAATAATGGTTCAACTAAAAAAGTAGATGTAGTTAAAAATGCTGAAGGAACATCATTCACTTTCAAAGGTCTTGACGCAGGTAACTACGAACTTGTAGAATCAACTACACCAGATGGTTACAACACAATCAAACCAATCAAATTCACAATCAACGCTAAATACGACACAGAAGCTGCTGACCCTCAATTGACAGAGCTTTCAGGTGGTGTAACTGCAAATACTGATTCAGGTATGATTGAGTTTAACAAGAATATAACACCTAAAGAAGCTGCTACATCTGGTTCTTTGGAAGCAAATGTTGAAAACAAAAAAGGTTCACTTCTTCCATCAACTGGTGGTATGGGTACAACAATCCTTTACGTTATCGGTTCAATCCTTGTTCTTGTAGCGGCTGTTCTTCTTATCACTAAAAAACGTATGGATGCAGCTAAATAA
- a CDS encoding class C sortase: MRKKSKDNFLTNALVFILIIGLSLLLYPTVSDYWNSFHQSEAVAGYVQNVQDMGQQKKDDMLAAAKAYNQSLAKGVMPDLNLSKAEKSVYDKTLDVTGTGIMAYVDIPKVNTTLPIYHGTEDSILQVAVGHIPGTSLPVGGKGTHAVISGHRGLPSAKLFTDIDRLREGDTFMIQVLDETLTYEVDQILTVLPDDVSALAIDPNKDYVTLVTCTPYGVNSHRLLVRGHRIPNKVKDARVVAEASRVDAMIVAPIIAVFLFIILLLVSAVYRRLRK, from the coding sequence ATGCGAAAAAAATCAAAAGATAATTTTTTGACGAATGCACTCGTCTTTATATTAATAATCGGGCTGTCCCTTTTGTTGTATCCGACAGTTAGCGATTATTGGAACTCATTTCACCAATCAGAAGCGGTAGCTGGCTATGTCCAAAATGTTCAAGACATGGGTCAGCAAAAGAAAGATGATATGTTGGCAGCAGCTAAGGCTTATAATCAATCTTTGGCAAAAGGTGTGATGCCTGATTTGAATCTGTCAAAGGCTGAGAAGTCTGTTTATGACAAGACTCTTGATGTCACAGGTACTGGTATCATGGCATATGTCGATATTCCAAAGGTTAATACGACTTTGCCAATCTATCACGGTACTGAAGATAGTATTTTGCAGGTGGCTGTTGGTCATATTCCTGGAACGTCTCTGCCAGTTGGTGGTAAGGGGACGCACGCTGTGATTTCAGGTCACCGTGGGTTGCCATCGGCTAAATTGTTTACAGACATCGACCGTTTGCGTGAAGGTGATACGTTCATGATTCAGGTTTTGGATGAAACACTGACTTATGAAGTTGACCAGATTCTGACGGTCTTGCCAGATGATGTCTCAGCGCTAGCCATTGACCCAAATAAAGATTACGTAACTTTGGTAACGTGCACGCCTTACGGTGTTAACAGTCATAGACTTTTGGTACGCGGTCACCGCATTCCAAATAAAGTCAAAGATGCGCGTGTGGTAGCTGAAGCGAGCCGCGTTGACGCGATGATTGTTGCGCCGATAATCGCGGTCTTCCTCTTCATCATCTTGTTGTTGGTGAGTGCTGTTTATCGCAGACTACGGAAATAG